The Ovis aries strain OAR_USU_Benz2616 breed Rambouillet chromosome 11, ARS-UI_Ramb_v3.0, whole genome shotgun sequence genome window below encodes:
- the LOC100526781 gene encoding keratin, type I microfibrillar 48 kDa, component 8C-1: MSYSCCLPTLSYRSSCSSRPCVPSSCRGTTLPGACNIPANVGSCNWFCEGSFNGNEKETMQFLNDRLASYLEKVRQLERENAELESRIRERSQQQEPLLCPNYQSYFRTIEELQQKILCAKSENSRLVIQIDNAKLASDDFRTKYESERSLRQLVESDINSLRRILDELTLCKSDLEAQVESLKEELLCLKKNHEEEANSLRSQLGDRLNVEVDAAPTVDLNRVLNETRAQYEALVETNRRDVEEWYIRQTEELNKQVVSSSEQLQSYQAEIIELRRTVNALEVELQAQHNLRDSLENTLTETEARYSCQLSQVQSLIVNVESQLAEIRSDLERQNQEYQVLLDVKARLESEINTYRGLLDSEDSKLPSNPCATTNASSNFCRSSSQNRRC, translated from the exons ATGTCTTACAGCTGCTGCCTGCCCACCTTGAGCTACCGCTCCAGCTGCTCCTCCCGGCCCTGTGTGCCCTCCAGCTGCCGTGGCACCACCCTGCCAGGGGCCTGCAACATCCCCGCCAATGTGGGCAGCTGCAACTGGTTCTGCGAGGGCTCCTTCAATGGCAACGAGAAGGAGACCATGCAGTTCCTGAACGACCGGCTGGCCAGCTACCTGGAGAAGGTGCGGCAGCTGGAGCGGGAGAACGCGGAGCTGGAGAGCCGCATCCGTGAGCGCAGCCAGCAGCAGGAGCCCCTCTTGTGCCCCAACTACCAGTCCTACTTCCGGACCATCGAGGAGCTCCAGCAGAAG ATCCTGTGTGCCAAGTCTGAGAACTCCAGGCTGGTGATACAGATCGACAATGCCAAGCTAGCCTCTGATGACTTCAGGACCAA GTACGAGTCGGAGCGTTCCTTGCGGCAGCTGGTGGAGTCAGACATAAACAGCCTGCGTAGGATCCTGGACGAGCTGACCCTGTGCAAGTCCGACCTGGAGGCCCAGGTGGAGTCCCTGAAGGAGGAGCTGCTCTGCCTCAAGAAGAACCATGAGGAG GAAGCCAACTCACTGCGGAGCCAGCTGGGAGACCGCCTCAATGTGGAGGTGGATGCCGCCCCCACTGTGGACCTCAACCGTGTGCTCAATGAGACCAGGGCTCAGTATGAGGCCTTGGTGGAGACCAACCGCAGGGATGTGGAGGAATGGTACATCAGGCAG ACTGAGGAGCTGAACAAGCAGGTGGTGTCCAGCTCAGAGCAGCTGCAGTCCTACCAGGCGGAGATCATTGAGCTGAGACGCACGGTCAATGCCCTGGAGGTGGAGCTTCAGGCCCAGCACAACCTG AGAGACTCCCTGGAGAACACCCTGACGGAGACGGAGGCCCGCTACAGCTGCCAGCTGTCCCAGGTGCAGAGCCTGATCGTCAACGTGGAGTCACAGCTGGCGGAGATCAGGAGTGACCTGGAGCGGCAGAACCAGGAGTACCAGGTGCTGCTGGACGTGAAAGCCCGGCTGGAGAGTGAGATCAACACATACCGGGGGCTGCTGGACAGCGAGGACAGCAA GCTCCCCAGCAACCCATGTGCCACCACCAATGCTAGTAGCAACTTCTGTAGGTCCTCCTCTCAAAATCGTCGCTGTTAA
- the V15 gene encoding keratin, type I microfibrillar 48 kDa, component 8C-1 (The RefSeq protein has 2 substitutions compared to this genomic sequence) — protein MSFNFCLPNLSFRSSCSSRPCVPSSCCGTTLPGACNIPANVGSCNWFCEGSFNGNEKETMQFLNDRLASYLEKVRQLERENAELESRILERSQQQEPLVCPNYQSYFRTIEELQQKILCAKSENARLVVQIDNAKLAADDFRTKYETELGLRQLVESDINGLRRILDELTLCKSDLEAQVESLKEELICLKSNHEEEVNTLRSQLGDRLNVEVDAAPTVDLNRVLNETRAQYEALVETNRRDVEEWYIRQTEELNKQVLSSSEQLQSCQTEIIELRRTVNALEVELQAQHNLRDSLENTLTETEARYSCQLNQVQSLISNVESQLAEIRGDLERQNQEYQVLLDVRARLECEINTDRGLLDSEDCKLPCNPCATTNACGKTITPCISSPCAPAAPCTPCVPRSRCGPCNSYVR, from the exons ATGTCTTTCAACTTCTGCCTGCCCAACCTGAGCTTCCGCTCCAGCTGCTCCTCCAGGCCCTGCGTGCCCTCCAGCTGCTGTGGCACCACCCTGCCCGGGGCCTGCAACATCCCCGCCAATGTGGGCAGCTGCAACTGGTTCTGTGAGGGCTCCTTCAACGGCAATGAGAAGGAGACCATGCAGTTCCTGAACGACCGGCTGGCCAGCTACCTGGAGAAGGTGCGGCAGCTGGAGCGGGAGAACGCGGAGCTGGAGAGCCGCATCCTGGAGCGCAGCCAGCAGCAGGAGCCCCTCGTGTGCCCCAACTACCAGTCCTACTTCCGGACCATCGAGGAGCTCCAGCAGAAG ATCCTGTGTGCCAAGTCAGAGAATGCCAGACTGGTGGTGCAGATCGATAATGCCAAGCTGGCCGCAGATGACTTTAGGACCAA GTATGAGACGGAGCTGGGCTTGCGGCAGCTGGTGGAGTCGGACATCAACGGCCTGCGTAGGATCCTGGATGAGCTGACCCTGTGCAAGTCCGACCTGGAGGCCCAGGTGGAGTCCCTGAAAGAGGAGCTGATCTGCCTCAAGAGCAACCATGAAGAG GAAGTCAACACCCTGCGGAGCCAGCTGGGAGATCGCCTCAATGTGGAGGTGGATGCCGCCCCCACTGTGGACCTCAACCGTGTGCTCAATGAGACCAGGGCTCAGTATGAGGCCTTGGTGGAGACGAACCGCAGAGACGTGGAGGAATGGTACATCAGGCAG ACTGAGGAGCTGAACAAGCAGGTGGTGTCCAGCTCAGAGCAGCTGCAGTCCTGCCAGACAGAGATCATTGAGCTGAGACGCACGGTCAATGCTCTGGAGGTGGAGCTTCAGGCCCAGCACAACCTG agaGACTCCCTGGAGAACACCCTGACGGAGACGGAGGCTCGCTACAGCTGCCAGCTGAACCAGGTGCAGAGCCTGATCAGCAACGTGGAGTCACAGCTGGCAGAGATCAGGGGTGACCTGGAGCGGCAGAACCAGGAGTACCAGGTGCTCCTGGACGTGCGGGCCCGGCTGGAGTGTGAGATCAACACGTACCGGGGGCTGCTGGACAGCGAGGACTGCAA gctGCCCTGCAATCCCTGTGCCACGACCAATGCATGCGGCAAGACCATCACACCCTGCATCTCCAGTCCCTGTGCTCCTGCTGCTCCCTGCACGCCCTGTGTCCCCCGCTCCCGCTGTGGGCCTTGCAACTCCTACGTGCGCTAG